The following proteins are encoded in a genomic region of Burkholderia gladioli:
- a CDS encoding aldehyde dehydrogenase (NADP(+)): MQLTGEMLIGAEAVKGTAGEVRAFDPTRGETIAEPVFGSAGEAEVERACALAQQAFDAYRSAPLESRAAFLEAIADEILELGDALIERAQAETGLPAARLQGERGRTVGQLRMFARVVRDGYFLGASVDPAMPERTPLPRADLRLQKLPLGPVAVFGASNFPLAFSVAGGDTASALAAGCPVIVKAHEAHLGTSELVGRAIQRAVARSNMPAGTFSLLMGPGRVIGAALVKHPSIKAVGFTGSRQGGLALVNLANARPEPIPVYAEMSSINPFVLFPAALAARGEKIAQGFVDSLTMGVGQFCTNPGLVIAIDGPELDAFSKAASAALGGKPAGTMLTRGIAEAYSNGRAKLQGAEGVRQLGTGGAGEGGCAMSGALFDVSAETFLREHALRDEVFGPASLIVRCRDLDEVATVLESLEGQLTATLQLDDADLEIARKLVPILERKAGRLLVNGFPTGVEVCDAMVHGGPFPATSNAMYTSVGATAIDRFLRPVCYQDFPEALLPESLREANPLGIARLRNGRAE; this comes from the coding sequence ATGCAATTGACTGGAGAGATGCTGATCGGCGCCGAGGCGGTAAAGGGCACGGCCGGCGAAGTGCGCGCCTTCGACCCGACGCGCGGCGAGACCATCGCCGAGCCGGTGTTCGGTTCGGCCGGCGAGGCCGAGGTCGAGCGCGCCTGCGCGCTGGCGCAGCAGGCCTTCGACGCGTATCGCTCGGCGCCGCTGGAAAGCCGCGCGGCCTTTCTCGAGGCGATCGCCGACGAGATCCTCGAGCTCGGCGACGCGCTGATCGAGCGCGCGCAAGCCGAAACCGGCCTGCCCGCCGCGCGCCTGCAGGGCGAGCGCGGCCGCACGGTCGGCCAGTTGCGGATGTTCGCGCGCGTGGTGCGCGACGGTTATTTCCTCGGCGCCTCGGTCGATCCGGCGATGCCGGAGCGCACCCCGCTGCCGCGCGCCGACCTGCGCCTGCAGAAGCTGCCGCTCGGCCCCGTGGCCGTGTTCGGCGCCAGCAATTTCCCGCTGGCCTTCTCGGTGGCGGGCGGCGACACCGCCTCGGCGCTGGCCGCCGGCTGCCCGGTGATCGTCAAGGCGCACGAGGCTCACCTCGGCACCTCGGAGCTGGTGGGCCGCGCGATCCAGCGCGCGGTGGCGCGCAGCAACATGCCGGCCGGCACCTTCTCGCTGCTGATGGGCCCGGGCCGCGTGATCGGCGCCGCGCTGGTCAAGCACCCGTCGATCAAGGCGGTCGGTTTCACCGGCTCGCGCCAGGGCGGCCTCGCGCTGGTGAACCTCGCCAACGCGCGTCCCGAGCCGATTCCCGTCTACGCGGAAATGAGCAGCATCAACCCCTTCGTGCTGTTCCCGGCGGCGCTGGCGGCGCGCGGCGAGAAGATCGCCCAGGGCTTCGTCGACTCGCTGACGATGGGCGTCGGCCAGTTCTGTACCAACCCGGGCCTGGTGATCGCGATCGACGGCCCCGAGCTCGACGCGTTCTCGAAGGCCGCCTCGGCCGCGCTCGGCGGCAAGCCGGCCGGCACCATGCTCACGCGCGGCATCGCCGAAGCCTACTCGAACGGCCGTGCGAAGCTGCAGGGCGCCGAGGGCGTGCGCCAGCTCGGCACCGGCGGCGCGGGCGAGGGCGGTTGCGCGATGTCGGGCGCGCTGTTCGACGTGAGCGCCGAAACCTTCCTGCGCGAGCATGCGCTGCGCGACGAAGTGTTCGGCCCGGCCTCGCTGATCGTGCGCTGCCGCGACCTGGACGAAGTGGCGACCGTGCTCGAATCGCTGGAAGGCCAGCTCACCGCCACCCTGCAGCTGGACGACGCCGACCTGGAGATCGCCCGCAAGCTGGTGCCGATCCTCGAGCGCAAGGCCGGCCGCCTGCTCGTCAACGGCTTCCCGACCGGCGTCGAGGTGTGTGACGCGATGGTCCACGGCGGCCCGTTCCCGGCCACCTCGAACGCCATGTATACCTCGGTGGGCGCCACCGCGATCGACCGCTTCCTGCGCCCGGTCTGCTACCAGGACTTCCCGGAAGCGCTGCTGCCGGAAAGCCTGCGCGAAGCCAATCCGCTCGGTATCGCGCGCCTGCGCAACGGCCGCGCCGAGTAA
- the trpS gene encoding tryptophan--tRNA ligase, with protein sequence MSDLQANASRPVVLTGDRPTGPLHLGHYVGSLRTRLLLQDTHQQNILVADTQAMTDNAHDPDKVRRNVLEVALDYLAVGIDPARTTICLQSALPALAELTLLYLNFVTVSRLERNPTIKDEIQARGFGRDIPAGFLCYPVAQAADITGFRATVVPVGEDQAPLIEQTNEIVRRLNRQTGIELLPEVEALIPTLGRLPGIDGKAKMSKSLGNAISLAASEDAIRAAVRQMYTDPNHLRASDPGTVEGNVVFTYLDAFDDDVAEVERLKAAYRAGGLGDMVVKRRLEEKLQAFVAPIRERRERLAADLGYVVGVLAEGTERARAVTQATLDAVRSALGTFSLDSVRELYAAARPDGTPGA encoded by the coding sequence ATGTCCGATCTTCAGGCAAACGCCTCGCGACCCGTCGTGCTGACGGGCGACCGCCCGACCGGCCCGCTGCACCTGGGCCACTATGTCGGCTCGCTGCGCACGCGCTTGCTGCTGCAGGATACGCACCAGCAGAACATCCTGGTCGCCGATACCCAGGCGATGACCGACAACGCGCACGATCCCGACAAGGTCCGCCGCAACGTGCTGGAAGTCGCGCTCGACTACCTGGCGGTCGGCATCGACCCGGCCAGGACCACCATCTGCCTGCAATCGGCGCTGCCCGCGCTGGCCGAGCTGACCCTGCTCTACCTGAACTTCGTCACCGTCTCGCGCCTGGAGCGCAACCCGACCATCAAGGACGAGATCCAGGCGCGCGGCTTCGGGCGCGATATCCCGGCCGGCTTTCTCTGCTACCCGGTCGCGCAGGCGGCCGACATCACCGGCTTTCGCGCCACCGTGGTGCCGGTGGGCGAGGACCAGGCGCCCCTGATCGAGCAGACCAACGAGATCGTGCGGCGCCTGAACCGCCAGACCGGAATCGAGCTGCTGCCCGAGGTGGAGGCGCTGATCCCGACGCTGGGCCGGTTGCCCGGCATCGACGGCAAGGCCAAGATGAGCAAGTCGCTCGGCAATGCGATCTCGCTGGCGGCCTCCGAGGATGCGATCCGCGCGGCGGTCCGCCAGATGTACACCGATCCGAACCACCTGCGCGCCTCGGACCCCGGCACCGTCGAGGGCAACGTGGTGTTCACCTATCTCGACGCGTTCGACGACGACGTGGCCGAGGTCGAGCGGTTGAAGGCCGCCTACCGGGCCGGCGGCCTGGGCGACATGGTGGTCAAGCGGCGCCTGGAGGAGAAGCTGCAGGCCTTCGTCGCGCCGATCCGCGAGCGCCGCGAGCGGCTCGCGGCCGATTTGGGTTATGTGGTCGGCGTGCTGGCCGAGGGCACCGAGCGGGCGCGGGCCGTCACCCAGGCGACGCTCGACGCGGTGCGCAGCGCGCTCGGCACCTTCTCGCTCGACAGCGTGCGCGAGCTGTATGCGGCGGCGCGGCCCGACGGCACGCCGGGCGCCTGA
- a CDS encoding VOC family protein, which translates to MSLALLLRCHDLDETRRFYESVLGFSVGASAGNTLTAELDGDKLLFTAQDLWRAGPALSGTIYFTVPDVDGLYARLQDRAEIAWPLQEMPYGSREFALSDCNGYLLAFQQQR; encoded by the coding sequence ATGTCGCTCGCCCTGCTGCTGCGCTGCCACGACCTCGACGAAACTCGCCGGTTCTACGAATCCGTGCTCGGTTTCAGCGTCGGCGCCTCGGCCGGCAACACGCTCACGGCCGAGCTGGACGGCGACAAGCTGCTGTTCACGGCGCAGGACCTCTGGCGCGCAGGCCCGGCGCTGAGCGGCACCATCTATTTCACGGTACCGGACGTCGACGGCCTGTATGCCAGGCTCCAGGACCGGGCCGAGATCGCCTGGCCCTTGCAGGAGATGCCTTACGGCTCGCGCGAATTCGCGCTGAGCGACTGCAACGGCTACCTGCTCGCGTTCCAGCAGCAGCGCTGA
- a CDS encoding porin has product MKKSIAALAVTAAVASPAFAQSSVTLYGVIDEGLNYTNNIGGKGGAVELTSGYAQGSRWGLRGTEDLGGGLAAIFTLENGFDASSGKAQEGGRMFGRQAYVGLQDKRYGTVTLGRQYDSMVDYFALTTANGNWAGYLFSHPYDNDNTDNSFRLNNSVKYTSPDINGLHFGGTYAFSNDTGFSNNRTWSAGAQYARGGLLVGAAFLQANNPGGTSAGAIASNDASFIAERMRLFGVGVNYTFGITTLGFAYSNSNYKNPTGNIYLGTPGAIVAPGTTLNALKYQNFELNGLLQLSSSFFVGAEYVFSMEKYDSSAGRVSPKIHTVGLMADYNLSRRTDIYLQGVLSKVTGDRTDSILDSGFVLGTDAPSSTSNQVAVRLALRHKF; this is encoded by the coding sequence ATGAAAAAGAGCATCGCGGCCCTGGCCGTCACGGCGGCCGTCGCCTCCCCCGCGTTCGCGCAGAGCAGTGTCACGCTGTACGGCGTGATCGACGAGGGGCTCAACTACACCAACAACATCGGCGGCAAGGGCGGCGCGGTGGAGCTGACGAGCGGCTACGCGCAGGGCAGCCGCTGGGGGCTGCGCGGCACCGAGGACCTGGGCGGCGGCCTGGCGGCCATCTTCACGCTGGAGAACGGCTTCGACGCGAGCTCGGGCAAGGCCCAGGAAGGCGGCCGCATGTTCGGCCGCCAGGCCTACGTCGGCCTGCAGGACAAGCGCTACGGCACGGTCACGCTGGGCCGCCAGTACGACTCGATGGTCGACTACTTCGCGCTCACCACGGCCAACGGCAACTGGGCCGGCTACCTGTTCTCGCATCCCTACGACAACGACAACACCGACAACTCGTTCCGCCTGAACAACTCGGTCAAGTACACCAGCCCCGACATCAACGGCCTGCATTTCGGCGGCACCTACGCGTTCAGCAACGACACCGGCTTCTCGAACAACCGCACCTGGAGCGCGGGCGCGCAATACGCGCGCGGCGGCCTGCTGGTGGGCGCCGCCTTCCTGCAGGCGAACAACCCGGGCGGGACCTCGGCCGGCGCGATCGCCAGCAACGACGCGAGCTTCATCGCCGAGCGCATGCGCCTGTTCGGCGTCGGCGTGAACTACACCTTCGGCATCACCACGCTCGGCTTCGCCTATTCGAACTCGAACTACAAGAACCCGACCGGCAACATCTACCTCGGCACGCCGGGGGCGATCGTCGCGCCGGGCACCACGCTCAATGCGCTCAAGTACCAGAACTTCGAGCTGAACGGCCTGCTGCAGCTGAGCTCCTCGTTCTTCGTCGGCGCCGAGTACGTGTTCTCGATGGAGAAGTACGATTCCTCGGCCGGCCGCGTGAGCCCGAAGATCCACACTGTCGGCCTGATGGCGGACTACAACCTGTCCAGGCGCACCGACATCTACCTGCAGGGCGTGCTCTCGAAGGTGACGGGCGATCGCACCGACTCGATCCTCGACTCGGGCTTCGTGCTCGGCACCGACGCGCCCTCGTCGACCTCGAACCAGGTGGCCGTGCGCCTGGCGCTGCGTCACAAGTTCTGA
- a CDS encoding GMC family oxidoreductase has translation MEYDYIIVGSGSAGSILAERLSADGSHTVLVIEAGQQDDSFWFKVPVGFTKTYYNRKYNYMYYSEREPALGDRELYCPRGKVVGGSGAINAMVYVRGQRSDYDDWAAASGERGWSYEQVLPYFRRLETHPLAQSTPEWHGGEGRIHVTPMTADVHPIVHQFLAGCGELGLPHTPDMNGAQFEGAGIYELNTKDGERCSSGVAYLHPSLSRKNLTLLSKALVRRVSFEGKRATGIAYAHQGREHHVSARREVILCAGAVDTPKLLQLSGVGDPVKLARHGISTVHALPAVGQNLQDHLCVSFYFKANRPTLNDEMGTLFGKLKIGLRYLLHKRGPLAMSVNQAGGFFRGDDGLDEPNLQLYFNPLSYRIPKSNRASIKPEPYSGFLIAFNPCRPTSRGSIELASGRAEDAAKIRINALSTEKDLAEAVQGSKLIRKLMMAPSLRAMTIEEISPGPAVRSDEDFLQYFREQSGSIYHLCGSCAMGSDAATSVVDARLKVHGVEALRIVDASVFPNITSGNINAPTMMVAEKGADLILEDAAAAPATRKVRATSAAAIG, from the coding sequence ATGGAATACGACTACATCATCGTCGGGTCCGGCTCGGCCGGCTCGATCCTCGCCGAACGCCTGAGCGCGGACGGCAGCCACACGGTGCTGGTGATCGAGGCCGGCCAGCAGGACGATTCGTTCTGGTTCAAGGTGCCGGTGGGCTTCACCAAGACCTACTACAACCGCAAGTACAACTACATGTACTACAGCGAGCGCGAACCCGCGCTCGGCGATCGCGAGCTCTACTGCCCGCGCGGCAAGGTGGTGGGCGGCTCGGGCGCGATCAACGCGATGGTCTACGTGCGCGGCCAGCGCAGCGACTACGACGACTGGGCCGCGGCCAGCGGCGAGCGCGGCTGGTCCTACGAGCAGGTGCTGCCCTACTTTCGCCGCCTGGAGACGCATCCGCTCGCGCAGAGCACGCCCGAATGGCACGGTGGCGAAGGCCGGATCCATGTCACGCCGATGACCGCGGACGTGCACCCGATCGTCCACCAGTTCCTGGCCGGCTGCGGCGAGCTGGGCCTGCCGCACACGCCCGACATGAACGGCGCGCAGTTCGAGGGCGCCGGCATCTACGAGCTGAACACCAAGGATGGCGAGCGCTGCTCCAGCGGCGTGGCCTACCTGCATCCCTCGCTCTCGCGCAAGAACCTGACGCTGCTCAGCAAGGCGCTGGTGCGCCGCGTCAGCTTCGAGGGCAAGCGTGCGACCGGCATCGCCTATGCGCACCAGGGCCGCGAGCATCACGTCAGCGCGCGCCGCGAGGTGATTCTCTGCGCCGGCGCGGTCGATACGCCCAAGCTGCTGCAGCTCTCGGGCGTCGGCGATCCGGTCAAGCTGGCACGGCACGGCATTTCGACCGTGCATGCGCTGCCGGCGGTCGGCCAGAACCTGCAGGACCATCTGTGCGTGAGCTTCTACTTCAAGGCCAACCGGCCCACGCTCAACGACGAGATGGGCACGCTGTTCGGCAAGCTGAAGATCGGCCTGCGCTACCTGCTGCACAAGCGCGGCCCGCTGGCGATGAGCGTGAACCAGGCCGGCGGCTTCTTCCGCGGCGACGACGGGCTCGACGAACCCAACCTCCAGCTCTACTTCAATCCGCTCTCGTACCGGATCCCGAAGAGCAATCGCGCCAGCATCAAGCCGGAGCCGTACTCGGGCTTCCTGATCGCCTTCAATCCCTGCCGGCCCACCAGCCGCGGCTCGATCGAGCTGGCCTCGGGGCGCGCCGAGGATGCCGCGAAGATCCGCATCAACGCGCTGTCGACCGAGAAGGACCTGGCCGAGGCCGTGCAGGGCAGCAAGCTGATCCGCAAGCTGATGATGGCGCCCTCGCTGCGCGCGATGACGATCGAGGAGATCTCGCCCGGGCCGGCGGTGCGGAGCGACGAGGATTTCCTCCAGTACTTCCGCGAACAATCGGGCTCGATCTATCACCTGTGCGGCTCGTGCGCGATGGGCAGCGATGCCGCCACCTCGGTGGTCGACGCGCGGCTCAAGGTGCACGGCGTCGAGGCGCTGCGCATCGTCGACGCCTCGGTGTTCCCGAACATCACCTCGGGCAACATCAACGCGCCGACCATGATGGTCGCCGAGAAAGGCGCCGACCTGATCCTCGAGGATGCCGCCGCGGCGCCGGCCACGCGCAAGGTCCGCGCCACGAGCGCGGCCGCGATCGGCTGA
- a CDS encoding mandelate racemase/muconate lactonizing enzyme family protein: MKIVSLETFSVAVPPPHVGGMYWLFVKLRTDDGIEGVGEIYAATFHPDAMIPVIEDVFERHLLDHDPHHVERFFRACYSSGFTQRPDLTMMGVASGLEMACWDIVGKAAGKPVYELLGGKVNERLRSYTYLYPKNAKGEYDYDDPDLAAECAAENVKLGFTAVKFDPAGPYTNYSGHQLSLPVLDRCETFCRKIREAVGSQADLLFGTHGQMVPSSAIRLARRLEKYDPLWFEEPVPPGQEEAIAEVARHTSIPIATGERLTTKYEFHKLLQAGGASILQMNVGRVGGLLEAKKIATLAEVHYAQIAPHLYNGPVGAAASIQLAACTPNFLIQESIMTWGGFHSEVVKTPIRWEDGYIIPSSEPGLGIELDMDVVRAHTPYTGKRLHLQMADKPADVKDYSPAKG, from the coding sequence ATGAAAATCGTCTCACTCGAAACGTTCAGCGTCGCGGTCCCGCCGCCGCATGTCGGCGGCATGTACTGGTTGTTCGTCAAGCTCAGGACGGACGACGGCATCGAGGGTGTCGGCGAGATCTACGCCGCCACCTTCCATCCCGACGCGATGATCCCCGTGATCGAGGACGTGTTCGAGCGCCATCTGCTGGACCACGATCCGCACCACGTCGAGCGCTTCTTCCGCGCCTGCTATTCGAGCGGCTTCACCCAGCGCCCGGACCTGACGATGATGGGCGTGGCCAGCGGCCTGGAGATGGCGTGCTGGGACATCGTCGGCAAGGCCGCCGGCAAGCCCGTCTACGAGCTGCTCGGCGGCAAGGTCAACGAGCGCCTGCGCTCCTACACCTACCTGTATCCGAAGAACGCCAAGGGCGAATACGACTACGACGATCCCGATCTCGCCGCCGAATGCGCGGCCGAGAACGTGAAGCTGGGCTTCACCGCCGTCAAGTTCGACCCGGCCGGCCCCTACACGAACTACTCGGGCCACCAGCTCTCGCTGCCGGTGCTCGATCGCTGCGAAACCTTCTGCCGCAAGATCCGCGAGGCGGTGGGCAGCCAGGCCGACCTGCTGTTCGGCACGCACGGCCAGATGGTGCCGTCCTCGGCGATCCGACTGGCCAGGCGCCTGGAGAAGTACGACCCGCTGTGGTTCGAGGAGCCGGTGCCGCCGGGCCAGGAGGAGGCGATCGCCGAAGTCGCGCGCCATACCTCGATCCCGATCGCCACCGGCGAGCGCCTGACCACCAAGTACGAGTTCCACAAGCTGCTGCAGGCGGGCGGCGCCTCGATCCTGCAGATGAACGTGGGGCGCGTGGGCGGCCTGCTCGAAGCGAAGAAGATCGCCACGCTGGCCGAGGTGCACTACGCGCAGATCGCCCCGCATCTGTACAACGGCCCGGTCGGCGCGGCCGCCAGCATCCAGCTCGCGGCTTGCACGCCGAACTTCCTGATCCAGGAAAGCATCATGACCTGGGGCGGCTTCCATTCCGAGGTGGTGAAGACACCGATCCGCTGGGAAGACGGCTACATCATCCCGTCCAGCGAGCCGGGCCTCGGCATCGAGCTCGACATGGACGTGGTGCGCGCGCATACGCCCTACACGGGCAAGCGCCTGCACCTGCAGATGGCCGACAAGCCGGCCGACGTGAAAGACTACTCGCCCGCCAAGGGCTGA
- a CDS encoding MFS transporter, with protein MSAQSPSSAAALAAEPAASAGRAQRYLQLLLLVAAAGAIYPMLYLRQVYQTTMLSFFHIDDVQLGVLYSSLGTLFLVSYLPSGWLADRISPRFLICFSLIGTGLLGFVYATAPSFPLLVAVFCGWGITTGLTFWAAVIKRVNMIAGADEQGRFFGLLDGGRGLVEALLATIAISIFAYMTQSRGSSDASGFKLVVHMYAVICIVLGVTIGFIRDPRAAAKGAAAARQGSLLADLRTLAGNPSLWLVAAIVFCGYQVFWATYSFSAYLHEGGFGLSTTAAGFITTLKLWMRPVGGIGGGFLGDRFSRVSALAVSLVLAALSLVGLAVVPAHTPQLMLVALVLFIGILTYAVRGLYWSLLDDCRVPVHCSGLAIGLISVLGYSPDVFVPLINGYATQNFPGATGYQIYFGYIAAIALLGAVAALVLKRRLCAQKES; from the coding sequence ATGTCGGCGCAATCCCCTTCCTCCGCCGCGGCGCTTGCCGCGGAGCCCGCGGCAAGCGCGGGCCGCGCGCAACGTTATCTGCAGTTGCTGCTGCTGGTCGCGGCGGCCGGCGCGATCTATCCGATGCTGTACCTGCGGCAGGTCTACCAGACGACCATGCTGTCGTTCTTCCATATCGACGACGTGCAGCTCGGCGTGCTCTATTCCTCGCTCGGCACCCTGTTCCTGGTGAGCTATCTGCCCAGCGGCTGGCTTGCCGATCGCATCTCGCCGCGCTTCCTGATCTGCTTCTCGCTGATCGGCACCGGCCTGCTGGGCTTCGTCTACGCCACCGCGCCATCGTTCCCGCTGCTGGTGGCGGTGTTCTGCGGCTGGGGCATCACCACCGGCCTGACCTTCTGGGCCGCCGTGATCAAACGCGTCAACATGATCGCCGGCGCCGACGAGCAGGGTCGCTTCTTCGGCCTGCTCGACGGCGGCCGCGGCCTGGTCGAGGCGCTGCTGGCCACCATCGCGATCTCGATCTTCGCCTACATGACGCAGTCGCGCGGCAGCAGCGACGCCAGCGGCTTCAAGCTGGTGGTGCACATGTACGCGGTGATCTGCATCGTGCTGGGCGTGACGATCGGCTTCATCCGCGATCCGCGCGCCGCCGCCAAGGGCGCCGCCGCCGCGCGCCAGGGCTCGCTGCTGGCCGACCTGCGCACGCTGGCCGGCAACCCCTCGCTGTGGCTGGTCGCGGCGATCGTGTTCTGCGGCTACCAGGTGTTCTGGGCCACCTACAGCTTCTCGGCCTACCTGCATGAAGGCGGCTTCGGCCTCAGCACCACGGCGGCCGGCTTCATCACCACCCTCAAGCTGTGGATGCGCCCGGTGGGCGGCATCGGCGGCGGCTTCCTCGGCGATCGCTTCTCGCGCGTCTCGGCGCTGGCCGTCTCGCTGGTGCTGGCCGCGCTCTCGCTGGTCGGCCTGGCGGTGGTGCCGGCCCACACGCCGCAGCTCATGCTGGTGGCGCTGGTGCTGTTCATCGGCATCCTCACCTACGCCGTGCGCGGCCTGTACTGGTCGCTGCTCGACGACTGCCGCGTGCCGGTGCACTGCTCGGGCCTGGCGATCGGCCTGATCTCGGTGCTGGGCTACTCGCCCGACGTGTTCGTCCCGCTGATCAACGGCTACGCGACCCAGAACTTCCCGGGCGCCACCGGCTACCAGATCTATTTCGGCTACATCGCGGCCATCGCACTGCTCGGCGCCGTCGCCGCGCTGGTGCTCAAGCGCCGCCTCTGCGCACAGAAGGAATCCTGA
- the aldA gene encoding aldehyde dehydrogenase, translated as MRDEQNYINGRFVETADAGFLGVIDPATGESIGRVRAASEAEALAAVAAASEAQRVWRLLPAASRAELLRKFADAITERAPRIGAALALESGKSLEDATNEARYAAEITRYHAEWARRIEGEIIPSDSPNENLFLHREPIGVVAALIPFNYPIYTLMRKIAPALIAGNAVVVRPSNHTPCSAFEVARAAHAAGLPAGLVNILAMDHATAAVLCTQPEVGMITLTGSVNAGRIVLEYCKSNIAKPSLELGGKTPAIIEPDADLEKAAAALVASKTTHCGQLCTAIERVYVHASVHDRFLALLREKMAAVKIGDRRDNPASMGPLANAAAQQRVHAMVERAIAEGATLETGGQLPDGPGFFYPATLLSNVRQEMEIVREESFGPVMPVLRYHSLDEAIALANDHQFGLSSVLYTENHRVAQRVANAIEAGELYVNRTPADPYQGYHAGWKRSGLGGDDGKHGMLEFTQTRLVVMHY; from the coding sequence ATGCGTGACGAGCAGAACTACATCAACGGACGATTCGTGGAGACGGCCGATGCCGGCTTCCTCGGCGTCATCGATCCGGCTACCGGCGAATCGATCGGCCGCGTGCGCGCGGCCTCCGAAGCCGAGGCGCTGGCGGCGGTGGCCGCCGCCAGCGAGGCGCAGCGCGTCTGGCGCCTGCTGCCGGCCGCCTCGCGCGCCGAGCTGCTGCGCAAGTTCGCCGACGCGATCACCGAACGCGCGCCCCGGATCGGCGCCGCGCTCGCGCTCGAATCGGGCAAGAGCCTCGAGGACGCGACCAACGAGGCGCGCTACGCCGCCGAGATCACGCGCTACCACGCCGAATGGGCGCGCCGCATCGAAGGCGAGATCATCCCCAGCGATTCGCCGAACGAGAACCTGTTCCTGCACCGCGAGCCGATCGGCGTGGTGGCGGCCCTGATCCCGTTCAACTACCCGATCTACACGCTGATGCGCAAGATCGCGCCGGCCCTGATCGCCGGCAACGCGGTGGTGGTGCGCCCCAGCAACCACACCCCGTGCTCGGCCTTCGAGGTCGCGCGCGCGGCCCACGCGGCCGGCCTGCCCGCCGGCCTGGTCAACATCCTGGCGATGGACCACGCCACCGCCGCGGTGCTCTGCACGCAGCCCGAGGTCGGCATGATCACGCTGACCGGCAGCGTCAACGCCGGCCGCATCGTGCTCGAATACTGCAAGAGCAACATCGCCAAGCCCTCGCTGGAACTGGGCGGCAAGACGCCGGCCATCATCGAGCCCGATGCGGACCTGGAGAAGGCCGCCGCCGCGCTGGTCGCTTCCAAGACCACGCATTGCGGCCAGCTCTGCACCGCGATCGAACGCGTCTACGTGCACGCCAGCGTGCATGACCGCTTCCTCGCCCTGCTGCGCGAGAAGATGGCCGCCGTGAAGATCGGCGATCGCCGCGACAACCCCGCCTCGATGGGGCCGCTCGCCAACGCCGCGGCGCAACAGCGCGTGCATGCGATGGTCGAGCGCGCGATCGCCGAGGGCGCGACGCTGGAAACCGGCGGCCAGTTGCCGGACGGCCCCGGCTTCTTCTACCCCGCCACGCTGCTGTCGAACGTGCGCCAGGAGATGGAGATCGTGCGCGAGGAAAGCTTCGGCCCGGTGATGCCGGTGCTGCGCTACCACAGCCTCGACGAGGCGATCGCGCTGGCCAACGACCACCAGTTCGGCCTGTCCTCGGTGCTCTACACGGAAAACCATCGCGTCGCCCAGCGTGTCGCGAACGCGATCGAGGCGGGCGAGCTGTACGTCAACCGCACGCCGGCCGATCCGTACCAGGGTTATCACGCCGGCTGGAAGCGCTCCGGCCTCGGCGGCGACGACGGCAAGCACGGCATGCTCGAATTCACGCAGACACGCCTGGTGGTGATGCACTACTGA
- a CDS encoding LysR substrate-binding domain-containing protein — MPALNALKAFELAGRTGSFTRAAELLNVTQSAVSRQVRQLESQLGESLLTRRHHQLELTSAGRVLLHALQQSFDKIELTVRGLQEKQHQNRLRVNVPPTFAARWLMPRLTQLREAHPQYELSLTTRLADSLGTSRLLDCAVRFGDGEWDGFDNVLLMHEQHIAVCSPALYARVQHDGPIDLNRFTLLHVLAADDQRYLTWQHWLTAAGIDGVDTRGGYEFDLLDHAIRAAVDGLGITIADRHMVAREIAAGQLMQVLNVHVDGRQSYWFVTRPEQTQDPHIAQFREWLQHQVWLSTHNLRPSSPAGAMPEA; from the coding sequence ATGCCCGCGCTGAACGCGCTGAAAGCCTTCGAACTGGCCGGCCGGACCGGCAGCTTCACGCGCGCGGCCGAGCTGCTCAACGTCACGCAGAGCGCGGTCAGCCGCCAGGTGCGCCAGCTCGAGAGCCAGCTCGGCGAATCGCTGCTGACGCGCCGCCATCACCAGCTCGAGCTGACCTCGGCGGGCCGCGTGCTGCTGCATGCGCTGCAGCAATCCTTCGACAAGATCGAGCTGACCGTGCGCGGGCTCCAGGAAAAGCAGCACCAGAACCGGCTGCGCGTGAACGTGCCGCCGACCTTCGCCGCGCGCTGGCTGATGCCGCGCCTCACGCAATTGCGCGAGGCGCATCCGCAATACGAACTGAGCCTGACCACGCGGCTGGCCGACAGCCTCGGCACCTCGCGCCTGCTCGACTGCGCGGTGCGTTTCGGCGACGGCGAATGGGACGGCTTCGACAACGTGCTGCTGATGCACGAGCAGCACATCGCGGTCTGCTCGCCGGCGCTCTATGCACGCGTGCAGCACGACGGGCCGATCGACCTGAACCGCTTCACCCTGCTGCACGTGCTGGCCGCCGACGACCAGCGCTACCTGACCTGGCAGCACTGGCTGACCGCGGCCGGCATCGATGGCGTCGATACCCGCGGCGGCTACGAATTCGACCTGCTCGACCATGCGATCCGCGCCGCCGTCGACGGGCTCGGCATCACCATCGCGGATCGCCACATGGTGGCGCGCGAGATCGCGGCGGGCCAGTTGATGCAGGTGCTGAACGTGCATGTGGACGGCCGCCAATCGTATTGGTTCGTCACCCGCCCGGAACAGACCCAGGATCCTCACATCGCCCAGTTCCGCGAATGGCTGCAGCACCAGGTCTGGCTCTCGACGCACAACCTGCGGCCCTCCTCGCCGGCCGGCGCGATGCCCGAAGCCTGA